AGCTGAAGCATCTTAGAAGATCCGTTCACTATGAGTAGTTTGTACTGATAGCTCCAAAGAACCACTCATAATCTTGAAAAAACAAAGGTTGAAGGAGTATTTGACTAGGATTATTCCATTGGCAGCATCTGTCAGGTCCAAAGATGAGATCATGGCGGCTCAGGTCATGTTTTCGTCAGGGTACATACTTCTTGTCTAGATtttctattcattttcttggaGCCTGCTTGGTTTTCATGACAGTAAGCTTGGGAAAATTTCTATCCACCACAAATTTTGAAATCCTCTATGTGTTATCTATTCCATATATATACGTGTCTTTTGTCTTTTTGAGATTCCTTGATTGAGCTCTAATCCTTGCGAATTAATATTGCGGCACTGAATATAATTCCAAATCAACCCTGCCAATGTTCTTGTAAAATTTGAGAGCAACTTtgaaaaaaacaagaagtggAGGGCTGGTGATCTTCCTGCTCCATTCTCATGATATAATAATATCAATAGTTGAAGTTTATATTATTGGTAAATTTAAACATTGAACTAACAAAAATTTACTACAGAAGTACATTATACAAGGATACTACGTACAGAATGCCTTTCGCTGGGATATTGAACATACTGATCAATTTACATGCATTTGAAATTCTTCCACTTGAGATAACTGAACACTGGTCTGTCTGGAACAGGTATGCACTTAACAATCCAGCCAATTGGCCAGGATGCAGCTGCAATTCCTGCACAAGCTGCCCATTGCCCCCAATTCAACCTCTCTGTATTAGCAAATCTCTTCAAAAATTCCACCATTACCACTTGAAGAATAATTGTCACTCCAATAATTCCCAAGAACAACTTGTTCCTGTGTATCCCCTCAAACACATTCTTCCTCTCAAGTTTCCTTGCATTGAACTCATTGAACACTTGGCAAAGAACAAAAGTGTTGAAGATCAATGTATCGTTGACCTTTTTGCTAACACCAAAGATTGATTTACCTTTGAATTGTAATGTCAGCAAAACTGCTATCTGATACAAGGCTTGAGACATTAAGTTCCTCCACATGGTGTTGGTGATGAGGGGCTCGGTACGCCCCACTGGAGGCTTGTCCATGAGATCCTTTGTTGGTCTTTCTGTTGCTAGCGCCAAGGCTCCAAGAGTATCCATGATGAGATTTACCCACAAGAGTTGAACTGCTGTTAATGGTACTTCTCCAGCTGAAATTGCTGCTACAAAGTTGATCACTAGAGCTGCCACATTCACTGTGAGTTGGAACTGAATAAATTTCTGGATATTGCTGTACACACACCTTCCCCATGTAAGCACTGTGGCAACAGAAGCGAAATTGTCATCCAAAATGACAATATCTGAACTCTCCTTGGCGACTTCAGTGCCCTGAATCCCCATAGAAAGTCCTATATCAGCTTCTTTCAATGCTGGCGCGTCGTTTGTTCCATCTCCAGTCACCGCTACAACATGACCTTTCGCTTTTAAGCATTTGACCATGAGATGCTTGTCAAAAGGAGATGATCTCGCCATTACAACAATTTTATCAACTTTTTCCATCCGTTCCTCATCTGTGTAGTTGCGAAATTCGACACCTTCTACCACCAATTCATCGTTAGCCTCAAGATCAGGCTTAAGAATTCCGCATTCAGTGGCTATTGCTCTTGCAGTGAAGACATTGTCGCCGGTGATCATTTTGATCTTCACACCAGAGTATTGACAATCTTCCACAGCTTTCTTCACACCGGGGCGACAGGGATCTTTTAGGCCTACAATCCCCAAAAGGATCAAGTTTCTGTCTTCTAATGTTTGCTGTATTTCTCCACTGGCATCATTGGCTTCTCTTATTTGCTTGTGAGCAAATGCAATGCATCTGAGACTGCTGGCAGCCATGCCCTGTattatttcttcaaatttcaaccTCTCAAGATGATCAAGTAATGTGACTTCTCCTTCAAGGTTGTAGTAATGCGAACACATTGCTAGTATCATTTCAGCAGCTCCTTTCCAGTGGACATGAGTCGAGTTATCCACCATTTTCTTCATCAACACTCCACTTCTTTTCTTCTGTGAATTGAATGCTTCCACATGAAGAATGGAGCAATTCTGTTTTACTCTCTCCATGTCCATATTTATTTCCATCACAGCCCAAGACAGAATTGCTTTCTCAGTAGGACTTCCTGAGAACTCGAGGCCCTCAGTTCCTAAATTAATCGACCTATAAACACTTCCTGTGGTGTTTAGGCTCACAGCTTCACGAAGCAATTTAAGAACATTGGTTGAGATAGACAGGTAGCTATCTTTCTCTACTGATTGCTTGCCCAGCCAAAATTTTGTTACTGTCATTCTATTTAGAGTAAGAGTACCTGTTTTGTCTGTACAGATGGTTGTAGCAGAGCCCATTGTTTCACAAGCAGAAAGCTTTCTCACCATTGCTTGATCAGCCATCATTCTCTTCATCGAGTAAGCAAGTGTAAGTGTTACAGCCAGAGGCAAACCTTCTGGAATTGCAACAACTACAATTGTTACGGCTGCAGCAATAATTTTCACCACAGCATTGATCACATCATCAGCCTTTGTTTTGCTGCCATTGTACTCCTTGATTCCATTTGCGTCCTTTGTATGACCAGTGAAGTAGCGAACTAATAGCACCAAAAGAACTAAGAAAGCAACTGCTAAACCAACTTTACCAATTGCTGAAGTTAGCTTATTGAGGCGCGATTGAAGAGGAGTTTTCTCATTGGAGTCCTGGCTAACAGAGCTCATCATTTCCCCCCAAGTTGTGTTCATTCCAACAGAAGTAACAAGCATCTGACCATATCCATCAGCTACTTTGGTACCAGAAGTCAAGAATGGATTCTGGTTTTGATTAACTTCTAGATGATCGCTTTCTCCAGTCATGCTTGACTCATCAATGCGTAAGGAATGCCCCTCCAAGAATAATCCATCAGCAGGTACCTGATCACCAATCTTCAAGCAAACAACATCTCCAACAACAATGTAAAAGATCGAAATTTGCTGTCTCCTGCCATTTCTCAGAACTTCAACTGGGATATTGCTGCTGACCTTGGAAAGCTTCTCGAATTGCAGGTTCTGCCTAAAATTACTGATAGCTGAAACAGAAATAACAAGAAAAACAGCAACAAATATACTTCCACCATCATACCATCCTTCTTTTGGACCATTCTCTTTTATCCCAAAACTAAGAGATAGTGCAGCACATGCCAAAAGaatgacaattgtaggatcttgaAAAGCTTCCCAAACAAAATGGAAGAATCCCTTTTTGGGAGGCTTACGATATGTGTTGCTTCCAAAAGCTTCAATTCTGCTTAAaatatcttcatcatcatcaccatTTAATCCATGCTGAACTTCAGTATTGAGAGAAGTAACTATACCTTGAATACCACCGAATTGAACAAGCTGACCAAGGCTTTTGTCCCGGACAAGCTTTGTGAGGCTTGGTTGATCAACATTGAAAAAGTTGGAGTAGTCTTTAATTACATCGATAGTGACTCTATCAGGAGATAATTGTGAAATATTGCTCGTTTTCTTTGTTGCTCTATGTGATGGAATAAGCCAAATCTTGCTAGCACGACTTATCAGAGCATATTTGAAGGCCCTTGAACAATATATGGTTACAAAAGCTGAGTGCCATCTCCTTTTGTTCTGTGAACTCAGTTGATTAACCAATCTCTTGCAACGTAAGTTTGCATCAATTATTGCCAACATATTCTCCTAGAAGTTGgagaaaaaaaacagaaagtGAGAAAACTTAATGATGTCTCACAACACATCAGTTCTACACTGGTCCATTATGAGTAAATGTGATTTTTTGAGAAACAGTATATGTGATTTACTCAGAGCCATAGTAACCGGCAATATATTTTTACAAACAGAAAACATCATAATGGTTATCCTTATTGAAGAAGATACTAAATAAGGTCAACATATACCATTGGATGTGTTTATTTTTACCTTAAGGATgtattatcatattttcattgTACTACTGTTTGATACAATGAGAACGAAGTAGGGATGCACCGTCTACACTACAGAAGGATATGCTGCTGTATTCACCATGGTGCTACAGAAGGATATGTCGCCAGATATGCATTGTCTGCATTGAAGAAGGATGTGCATGCATTTGTGAGAGCTGTTCTTGTACACATGCAGTGCACGCATTCTGGGGTCTTTTGTAAATCTGGAAAGTGAATAATGTGTTTGGATGGAAGATTGtgtggaaaatattttttttgtaatgtgtAATGCGTAtgcgagataaaaaaaaaaattggttgaaaaaattttaaaaaaattgcgAAAATTATTAATGATATgagcaaaaaaattttaagtgttTTCCACGAACACAAACAAGAATGGCAAAAGTAGGCTAAACGTGCTTTATTGAGTGTTTACTAGTTTACgaaccaaaaaaattattttctcaaattcaatCCAAAAGATCCTAGGATTTCGGTTGAGAACAATAATGTTGAAAAAGAAAtcatgggaaaaagaaaaaaagttctCGAACTAGCTTTGTTAATCCGTGTGGGTGAAGCTACCAGCATTGATATCCATGTATAAGTCTTAAACGGGATTCGATGTACTACGTGGCCCGTGGgaataaatatttgaaaagagggacaatttcataaacctctcctgaggttttATGAAATATCACCTGGCACCCTTgagattttcaaaatctcacctAGCACCCCTTGAATTGACATTTTGGTAACATTGGAAGCCCCTctaaccaaaagtaatattaaaaaattcatgtttGAGGAGAGAGATTATTTTAGTGTCTTTAATACCCTTAGgcaataaaaaatgaatattttacaaaccaaggaaaaaaagtactaaattgGAACCATCTTAAAAGTGAAGAGATCAAAATTGGTAAGATTTTATGTTACAACCAATAGTCATTTTTATAGTAGAAAGAGATAGTAaaaacaaatattattttttaaatcattctACAAATAGAACCCTTCGTAACGTTGAAAGTAATTAGCATGTAAAATCATACATTTGAGCAAAAAAAACTTAAACTTAGTAATAGATTAAATTTAACTtcaatatcatacaaaaaacttactcaaaatagacAGACTTTTTTTATGGGTgtgaaatatgaaaattttattatagaaaAAGTCCGAATTTGAAAAACTATTGGAGTTTCAATTACTTTATTTCTCTTGCACTCTACATGAATagggataaataaataaataaagttcaaaaaagggaaaaaataaaaagaacctGCAGCTATTCTtctccaaatgcattgaatatttcattaattaaatcatatatttcatttACATTTGCAATTCAATTATACATACAtacctacatatatatatatatatatatatatatatatatatatatatatatatgtatgtatgtatgtatgtatgtatgtttgtatagacattgttaaagaaaagcaggaaatttagagaaagaaaaacaagttcaaaaaatttaaatatgacGATATTATTGACAATTATCACCTTTGATATTAGTACGTGACTCTACTATCATTTCAAGGgtgctaagtgagattttaaaaagtTTAGAGGAGTTAGGTGATATTTCATGAAACCTCACGGGAGGTTGCTAGGTAATATTTcatgaaacctcaagggaggtttctgaaattatcccttgaaaAGAACTACGTGGCTCCAGAATTAAATTTTGTATTTGGGATTCAAACTCCATTTAACACTACTCTACTTTTAGGATGCTTATGATCGGTAGTTTAGCATGGACGTATCTAATTTCCTCTGTAGATATAAAGCTTCAATCTAAGTAGGATTGCGAAAGAGATTAGCTTAATCAAATAACTCGTGAACTTGCTCGGTCAAGGTTTAAGCTCGAACTCGCATTAGCTGAATTATTCGAGCTATTCGACGAGTCAAAGTGGATAAGCTTTCTAAGTAAATCTAAGgacaaaatttaatatttatctttatttcattttttttttctatagaGTATATATGTACACTAAACTGAAATTGATAGGAAGCTCATGCAAGTATGGAATGCTAGCTTTAGTTTGGGTTATAAGTAATGGAAGGCATGCAGGCTTGCAACTTATATTATTATGTACCATTAGAAACAAACCAAAAGAAGGAACAAAtaaaaagtaaccaaaataCATATAGATAAGAACAAAAGCTAAGAAATGGAAGACTCACAATATAAACTTCCACGCTTTCTTCTCTTGCGTAGTGCCAATGTATAATATGTCTTGCCTACAGAAAAGACAAGTTCCTTGTGCTGTAGTTCCAACTTCTAAGTTCCTACCAGAGCAAAATGAGCAATCAATGATGCTGCATTTCCAATTCAGAACTGCCCGCCTTTATATAGGATTCCAGTACCGATTTATTCTTCTTAAACGATTCGTACGCGGGTTATACTATACATGTTGCAGTCTGCTACAGCTCAAAGTACTGTGAAGTGTGAATTTACTTCGGATTAAAATAAAACTATGCTTTACTGGTAGTTAATGCCGTAAAACTGTTCTCactaatgttttttttttcttggtagtTCATGCTCGAGCTCCGGGAATTGAAGATTTTTATGAGTTCCAACTTCCAAGAATAATATAGACAGAAGACTTTGAACTTGAAGGGTGAGACTTACTTTTGTTGAACTCGGCTCTCTTAGATTACAGCATAATTACTGGTTCCTCCTCCATCCCATAAAAATACACTTCCACTTTGACgcatatttaaaagaaaaatcctATATTAACCGACAATACAGACGTGGTgataaaaacaaattaaaagatggtccacctttttaattttaaaaatattttaaaattttcatttttgtacctataattttaaaatgtaGTGATTTCCAACCtatcattttttttgtaaatgaaCGCTATTTAAAAATGTAAGTTAATGTAGTTAATGCGATCATTTCTGCTTAGTACTTTACTCATATGCCTTCCCATTAATACGGACACCTTTTGAAAGGGAAATAAGTTTGCAATTTGGGAcaattagaaaaagaaagtgAATCTGTCTTTATGACTGAAAGGAATGCTGCTAGTAAATTAAAGTTGATCGTTCCTTAGTACAAAAGTATTTTGACTTTGTCAACGATGCCGTCTACGCGGTCTGGCCGCGCTAATGTCTTAAAGAGAGGGAGCAAAGTTTTCATAATTTCCACTTTTTTGTCGACCACCAGCTTTAGAAGTTGAACAATCTGCCAAAGGAAAACGGGCTAATCATAGAGTTCTGGGTATCAAGCAACCTTCCCATTCATGTAATTTCCTTGGGAATTTCTCGATTGATCCGAATCCTAAGAAGCAATGATGGAGCCATGGGGCGCCTGAATTTTGTAAATTTTAGTTCATAGTGAGTAAATATGCATGTAAAACAAAGTTGTCCCTCTTTCCTAATTTCtcataattttaatttacattatgagagttgatatatatatatatatatatatatatgaaataaccATCTTTGAATTaatattttctttgaaaaattgtttACTTTTTTATTGTCATAGTTATTTGACTTTCAAAAAAGTAAACATGTAATCGATAATCCATAGtaaattaaaccaatttgatatattataataaaagacCCAATTCATAATTATTAATGGGCTAAAACAAAAGTAATTACTTTATTGGCTCATACACAAATATACAATATAGTCCAATTGATTAGACTCGTTTGCACTATTCCTGTATCATTTGCATCTACAGAAtggacattttcaattatgaaaataatcaagACAATTCTGAAACAAGGTGGAAGATAAATTCTTGAATAATTGTCTAATTGTGTacatagaaaagaaatttgttgaaaaatttagcATTGATTCAATCATAGATAAACTTACTTATAAAAAGAATGTAAATCCcaatttatttttaagaaaagaggTAGAAATTTCAGTATatgttaacataacttttattttttttaattagaaatagttatatttatattgcatagttttttttttttttgcataagcGACATATTGGAGtatcttctcataatgtgcaacttgggtggtttgtgatattataagatattatatttaatcaaaggttatTTTTTGTCTTAATTTTCATTATGACTATGTTGCATATTTATGgaatagacatacctttataattaaagttaatatttgatatttttagatgtcttatatttaaatagatgaaaattattttgaatatagcatattaagataattttattagaaaaaattttggccccttcagaaaaaaaaaaatcctgacTCTGTCACTGTAAATTAAAAGAACCCAAGTCACATGCACCGTAtagactttttttcttttttttttttgtccttttggGTAAATGTATCACATTATAAACTAGCTATTTAAgagagggggagggggggggggaatcATAGAAATGGTGAGTAGTCTATGGGAATTAACATTccattttcctaataaaaaaacaCGGTGAATAACTTATTAGCACTATGTCACGAGACAGTTGCAGAGTGAGGGGAAAATGTCAATGCACAGCAAATTCTCGGACTACGTTTGAAACTTGAATTGCAAACGTAATACAGATATCTGTTGTGTCTTTGAGGCTAAGTATTGTGCAGTTATTCAGTCACTCAACCAATCATATGTTGACAACTGAACTGACTAATAAATGCCAAGCAACTGAGAACGAAGAAGCTAAGAGCCTTGCCGACTCTAGCGTGTCGGCAAATAAGAAAGCAATAAATCACTAGATGTTGGATGGACTTTTGAACCAAAAATCATCATCcagatgaatttttttttttccaaatcaaTTTGCAAGCGTGATAAAGAAACATTATTTGACTCAGATAATTTTTAATTTGCACTAAAAGTAAAGCATCCATAACTCTGGTTTCTCCACACAATTACGCCGCAAAGGCTGATCATGTCGAATCATTTTCAGTTGACTACTGGCTCGATGAGCTGGCTCGGCTTAACTTCTCAGGAATGCCATGACTCAGTGAGAAAGGCAGAATTAAAGGGATCTAATTCTATTCTGTGAGCTCGACTTCCATGGATTTGCATGAAGAATCTTGCTAATGGAATGAATTCCAAAAACGGACCGCTGTCAACAAGTTCGTTTCTGATATTTTGCGATACTCTTGTCTTGTCTCGTAGTGTTAATTTCCAGATACTTCATATGGACTTTGACGGTTGCAAAGTCTGAATGTGAATTTGAAGACAAACGTTAGAGAGGAGAAAATTGCAAAAGGTGTTGGAAAATGGGAGCTGTTTGGCGGACAATCATTAATTTATTACTATGGGTATGATAGATTAGAAAATAGCAATATGTATGATAAAAATACTAGTATAGCTTCGTTTGGATCgagaaatttgatgaaaattttgaaattcacCCAAATAGCTCCAATAGTTTATGTAGTTCAAGCAATATTTAAGTTTGTAAATTCATCAATtatcaaaatacattttaaatactaaaataatcagtaatttacaaattcaaatacctCTCAAGCAATCTAAACAACTAGAAGGATTTGATGAGATTTTAAATCTTTCGTCAAATCGTTCAATCTAAACGTAAACCTTAGAAATCTATAGAAAGGGTATATGAACCCCGTTATCATTCCTCAGCAATATCAAATGACTCTTGAGAAAGAAATTCTATTCTACAAGCACAACTTCCAAAACGGATTTGCTATGAAATTCCAAAACGGATAAGACAAACCCCGCATTCAACAAGTTCGTTTTCGCAGAAGAATTGCAGTAGTCTTGCACCGTTAATTCCGGATACaccttttattgattttgacaGTCGCAAAGTCTGAAATGCGAATTGGAAGTCACACCCTAAGAATAAGAGAGGAGATAATTGGGATGTTTTAGcgaatttgagaaaattcccaATGTGCTTGAAAAAAACTAAAGTGGTTAGTTCATCACTTTGTACagtatttgtttggattgctattttttggaagtttttgtaaaaaaaatataatatgacgatttgatatatatgaggtaaaatgataaaaatgtgtttacgaaaaacgtaaaaattttttgagaaaaaaatgctTTTCCAAACACGGACGCAAAATACATCTTTGGTAGTAAGATACTTCTTCTGCAACGAGTAAGTCATGTGTTCGACTCATTAAGAAAGTAAGAATCAGTATTGATCCCTtgaaataaaaaagagaaaaaaaaaagtaattatgATATTGAATTACATCTCATAAAATGAGAGTATACTATGTACTGGAAATAATTGAAtagaaatatatataaaaaaaaaaccacattaTTCTTAAAGAACTTTCGATTTTGTAGAAATAAATTACCATGACGACCTATAATTGAGGAGAAGAAATGTAGGAAGAAGGGTCAATTGTTGTTTAGTGCTCTTACAAATTTTAGTTTTGGAGGCTGCAGAGTTGATGATGTTTGCATCAAGGATTCGAGTCTTGCACCCAATTGAAGTACGTGAAGTTGTAGCATGTTGAGGGGGCGACTGTCCATGTGCTGCGATCAATGAAAGTTTTCATTCTTTGCtaaaaaaagaacaagaaaaagtaCGTAAACTTTTGTTGCAGAGGTAGCGTAGCTGACCGGGGATTGGCCTACCTAAGATGCACCGACAACCGGGCAATTCATCAGCACGATGACTCGTTAATTCTGAGCCTATTAAGGGCCTGCATTAAGTTGGAAAGATCAAATGCAAGACTTTGCTTATCCAGTTGTATCTGTTAAACTATATGATAGAACTGTGATTttgaatattattattttctgtcttgtgttttctatgatttttctGTTGTTTTCCTACGAAACTAGAGAAAAATCATATTGAAACAAGAAATTTTTACTTTAACTTCAAACAATCTACCCAACATGATGAAACATGAAACAATCTAGCACCAGATGCTTGTCTATGCGCAGATTTAAGCTAGCAGAGATCTGCATCTAACAACTGTAAGAGGAATTTCAATCACTTCTATACGAGAAAATCAACATTTTGCAGCTCTACAGGTGCTGTTAAATGCCCATGCCTTATAGCCTGCAAATCCCTGGAGTTACCTTCCAAGTAATTTCTCATGAAAGCAACCATGATTCCCCCAACAAATCTTCTCATGGGGTCTCTGGACTCCCCATTTTTGCACAAACAATACGTGGCCTTGCCTCGAAGCCCTGAAGTGTCATCATCTAGCATGTCAAGGTGGCCATAATCTCTGGCCACAAAGTAACACGCTGGTTTTTGACATTCATTGTAGAAGTCCTTGTGATTCACTCCTTTAGGAGCCgaaggagggaaaagaaaattgcTTCTTAATTCGCCCAACCCTGATCCAATGATTGATACTGCCATGTCAAGATTAAAGGAATGAGGATTGTAGGTGAGAATTGGTGGCATTTGTTTCCCTTTCTCCACTCCATCCACAGGATCTATGCCTATTAATGCTGAAAACTTCAGTGAAGTCACCGCTTTTCCTAGAGCTACCCCAAAAGCTACTTTTCCTCCGCGGCTATGCCCTGCAAGTGCTAGCTTACTCAAGTTTGCCTGAACCTTGGGTGGTAGCAATTTCTGTAGTCCCTCTGATAACCAATTGGCTATTTCAGCTGTGGCATTAATTTCTTCTGTTGTATCTGGTCCTGCCATGCTGTATAACTGATGTAACGCAATTGGAATATATTTGTGAGCCAAGGGATGAAAGATCAACTTTCAATTGTTATAGACAAATGCAGTTTTTTCAATTGTTCTATAAAAtgttttccaaaattttacctGAAAGAAACTTAAAGATGGAACCAGCAGTAGCCTATACCAAGCTCAGATGATAATCACATTCCAATTGTAACAATAAAGCTATTGTTGTCCATTCTCATATGTAGGTCAGAGATGTATGAATGTGATCAGTTGTTATTTTGTGTGTTGGGGAGGGGTGGGGGGGGGGTTGGAGGAGGAGGTGACAACTGACAAGTGAGATGCATTAGTTTGTGGTATCAACTATAGCACCAAAAATTTCAGAGTAAAAGATGTAGACCTGTGGAGCAATGACGATAAAGCCATGAGAAGCTATATGTTGCACAAGCTGAGAATAGAAAGAGTTGTAGAGAAGATAGCCATGAATGAACAACAGCACTGGGAAAACTCCAGCTTCTGATGGTATGCCAATTAAGAGTGGCTTTGGAGGACGAGCAATGCCAAGTAAAGCATTACCGATGCTAGTCTGCTGTTCAACTTTTAGCAGCTTAGATATGTACTTTCCAACGCCAAAAACATTCCTGGAGATGGAGGAAGCAACGGCCGAGGATGCAGTGAAGACCATGGCAAGTTCTTTGagcttcttctttcttctctcgagATTATAGTTTCTTTTTGTCTGGATTAAGTTCAGAACAAAAGCTACGACTGCAGCTCCTGAACCAACTTCACCTATTGATGATATTAGCCTGCTGATTTGAGATTTCAAAGGCGTATGCTCAATTGACTCACTGCTCATTGAACTTAGCATCTTTCCTCGAGTTGTATTCATCCCAACAGATGTAACAAGCATTCGAGCGCATCCGACTGTCACCTTGGTGCCAGAAAACAGGAACGGATTCTGGTCATGATGCTTAATTTCATGATCATGAAAACTTCCAGTCGTAGTCATGCTGGATTCATCAACACGTAAAGCTGGCCCTTCAATGAGCAGTCCATCAGCAGGTACTTGGTCCCCAATCTTCAAGCATATAACATCTCCAACAGCAACTTCTGATGTTGAAATATGCTTTAGCTTGCCATTTCTCATGACTTCAACAGGACTACTGTCACTAACCATGAAGTTCTCGCTGTAGTTTCTGTTTTTCCTGAAATCAGTACTGGCCACGATGGATAGGACAACAAGAACAGCAGAAAATATGCTTCCACCACCATACAGCCCTTCCATTAGTCCATTGCTCTTAATGTCAAAACTAAGAGCCATCATAGCAAAACCTAGGAGAATATTGAGTTTCGAATCATCAAAAGCTTCCCAAACAAGATGGAACAAATTCTTTCCAGCAGCCTCGCTGTATGTGTTAGTACCAAAGGCTTCATGCCTACGTGAAATACCTGCATTGTCATCGCTATCTATTCCACGATGCACATCACTATTAAGAGAATTAGCTATCCCATGAACGCCTCCAAATTTATGGAGCTGATCAAGGCTTCTCATCTCAACAATGTGCATCAGGCTTGACTGATCAATAGTGAAGCAGGGCAGATCCTGAACAATGTCCATAACGACTCTATCATCAGTTGCAACTGCTgaattttctttccaattttTGGCTGTTGATTGAGACGGAATGAGACAAGTTATGCTCTTAATGCTGGTATGAACTCCTTTGAAGCCCCTTGAGAAGTGGACTGATACAAGACAAGAATCCCGTATCTTTATATTGTATCCACCAAGATTGGGTGGAAGGTGTACAGAAAAGATTCTGCAGCCCAACTTCGCTCGAGTCATTGCTGACATTTTGTCAAATCCCAGGAAGATGAAGCATAATATTTCACGATTACCAACTA
This region of Coffea arabica cultivar ET-39 chromosome 3c, Coffea Arabica ET-39 HiFi, whole genome shotgun sequence genomic DNA includes:
- the LOC140037531 gene encoding uncharacterized protein → MSAMTRAKLGCRIFSVHLPPNLGGYNIKIRDSCLVSVHFSRGFKGVHTSIKSITCLIPSQSTAKNWKENSAVATDDRVVMDIVQDLPCFTIDQSSLMHIVEMRSLDQLHKFGGVHGIANSLNSDVHRGIDSDDNAGISRRHEAFGTNTYSEAAGKNLFHLVWEAFDDSKLNILLGFAMMALSFDIKSNGLMEGLYGGGSIFSAVLVVLSIVASTDFRKNRNYSENFMVSDSSPVEVMRNGKLKHISTSEVAVGDVICLKIGDQVPADGLLIEGPALRVDESSMTTTGSFHDHEIKHHDQNPFLFSGTKVTVGCARMLVTSVGMNTTRGKMLSSMSSESIEHTPLKSQISRLISSIGEVGSGAAVVAFVLNLIQTKRNYNLERRKKKLKELAMVFTASSAVASSISRNVFGVGKYISKLLKVEQQTSIGNALLGIARPPKPLLIGIPSEAGVFPVLLFIHGYLLYNSFYSQLVQHIASHGFIVIAPQLYSMAGPDTTEEINATAEIANWLSEGLQKLLPPKVQANLSKLALAGHSRGGKVAFGVALGKAVTSLKFSALIGIDPVDGVEKGKQMPPILTYNPHSFNLDMAVSIIGSGLGELRSNFLFPPSAPKGVNHKDFYNECQKPACYFVARDYGHLDMLDDDTSGLRGKATYCLCKNGESRDPMRRFVGGIMVAFMRNYLEGNSRDLQAIRHGHLTAPVELQNVDFLV
- the LOC140037530 gene encoding putative calcium-transporting ATPase 13, plasma membrane-type, giving the protein MLAIIDANLRCKRLVNQLSSQNKRRWHSAFVTIYCSRAFKYALISRASKIWLIPSHRATKKTSNISQLSPDRVTIDVIKDYSNFFNVDQPSLTKLVRDKSLGQLVQFGGIQGIVTSLNTEVQHGLNGDDDEDILSRIEAFGSNTYRKPPKKGFFHFVWEAFQDPTIVILLACAALSLSFGIKENGPKEGWYDGGSIFVAVFLVISVSAISNFRQNLQFEKLSKVSSNIPVEVLRNGRRQQISIFYIVVGDVVCLKIGDQVPADGLFLEGHSLRIDESSMTGESDHLEVNQNQNPFLTSGTKVADGYGQMLVTSVGMNTTWGEMMSSVSQDSNEKTPLQSRLNKLTSAIGKVGLAVAFLVLLVLLVRYFTGHTKDANGIKEYNGSKTKADDVINAVVKIIAAAVTIVVVAIPEGLPLAVTLTLAYSMKRMMADQAMVRKLSACETMGSATTICTDKTGTLTLNRMTVTKFWLGKQSVEKDSYLSISTNVLKLLREAVSLNTTGSVYRSINLGTEGLEFSGSPTEKAILSWAVMEINMDMERVKQNCSILHVEAFNSQKKRSGVLMKKMVDNSTHVHWKGAAEMILAMCSHYYNLEGEVTLLDHLERLKFEEIIQGMAASSLRCIAFAHKQIREANDASGEIQQTLEDRNLILLGIVGLKDPCRPGVKKAVEDCQYSGVKIKMITGDNVFTARAIATECGILKPDLEANDELVVEGVEFRNYTDEERMEKVDKIVVMARSSPFDKHLMVKCLKAKGHVVAVTGDGTNDAPALKEADIGLSMGIQGTEVAKESSDIVILDDNFASVATVLTWGRCVYSNIQKFIQFQLTVNVAALVINFVAAISAGEVPLTAVQLLWVNLIMDTLGALALATERPTKDLMDKPPVGRTEPLITNTMWRNLMSQALYQIAVLLTLQFKGKSIFGVSKKVNDTLIFNTFVLCQVFNEFNARKLERKNVFEGIHRNKLFLGIIGVTIILQVVMVEFLKRFANTERLNWGQWAACAGIAAASWPIGWIVKCIPVPDRPVFSYLKWKNFKCM